The DNA window GACGCTCTAGTGGATCTGGTGGATGCTGTGCGGGGCAAGCTGGAGGCCGAGGGATTCGCGGCCGTGTACGGCGCCGAACCGGAGGGCGTGTGGGCCGCGCCGGGCCGGGTCAACCTGATCGGCGAGCACACCGACTACAACGACGGCTTTGTGCTGCCTGTTGCTCTGCCGCAGGCGGCGCGGGCGGCGGTGCGGCGGCGGACGGACGGGGTGCTGCGGTTGCACAGCGCCCAGGGCGATGGACCTGTCGCGGTCGTCGAACTCGCCGTGGAGGCGTTGGCGCCCGGCGGCGTCGAGGGGTGGGCGAAGTATCCGGCGGGGGTGGTGTGGGCGCTGCGGGACGCCGGGCATGTGGTGGGCGGCGCCGATGTGCACATCGACAGCGACGTACCCACGGGGGCGGGGCTCTCCTCGTCGGCGGCGCTGGAGTGCGTGGTGGCGGCGGCCTACAACGACCTGTACGGGCTGGGGCTCTCGGCGGTGCAGCTGGCCCTGATCGCGCAGCGGGCCGAGAACGCCTTTGTGGGAGTGCCCTGCGGGATCATGGACCAGATGGCGTCCACCTGCTGTCTGGCGGGCGGTGCGCTCTTCCTGGACACCCGGGACCTGTCGCAGCGCCAGGTTCCGCTGGATCTGGGGGCGGCCGGGCTGCGGCTGCTGGTGCTGGACACCCGGGTCAAGCACGATCTGGCGGACGGGGCCTATGCGGAGCGGCGGGCGGGCTGCGAGCGGGCTGCGGGGCTGCTGGGGGTGCGGGCGCTGCGGGATGTGGCGTACGAGGGGCTGGGGGCGGCGCTGGAGCGGCTGCCTGAGGGGGAGTTGGAGTTGCGGGCTCTGGTGCGGCATGTGGTCACCGAGGACGCTCGGGTGGAGCAGGTGATCGGGCTGCTGGACGCCGGGGATCTGCGGGGGGTGGGGCCGGTGCTCACGGCTGGGCATGCCTCGCTGCGGGACGACTTCCGGGTGTCCTGTGCGGAGACCGATCTGGCGGTGGAGGCTGCGGTGGCGGCGGGTGCGCTGGGGGCTCGGATGACGGGGGGCGGCTTCGGGGGGTCCGTGGTGGCGCTGGTGGCTGAGGGGGACGTCGAGCGGGTTGCGGGGGTGGTGGCGGCGGCGTTCGGGGCTGCGGGGTACGGGGCGCCCAGGGCGTTCACGGCGGTGCCGTCGGAGGGGGCGCGGCGGGTGGGGTGAAGGGGCTTCGCTGGGGCGTGGTTCTTTGCGGGTCGTGGTGCTGCGTGGGTGGTTGGGGTTGTTGGGCTGGTGCGGGTGTCGGCCGGTCCGGGGTGGGGGGTCCCGGACGTCCGGTGCTCGCCGGTGTCCCCCTGCGCTCGTTCCTCGCTCCGGGGGAACCGTCGGCATCCTCCTGAGTGTCCGGGACCCCCCACCCCTACCCGTCCGCCACCCTCCGCCCGGTGGGGGGAAGGTCTGTCCGTGCGTGGCTGGGGTGGTGTTCCCCGTCTAGCTGTCTGCCCCTGCTCCTGGGCGGAGGGTCTGTGCGTGGGTGGGGTGTTCCCCGTCTCTGTGTCTGCCCTCTGCGGCCGGGGGGAGGGTTTGTCCGTGGGGGGCTGGGGTGATTCCCCCCGCTCTCTCTGTCTGTCCTCTGCGGCCGGAGGGGAGGTCTGTCCTTGGGGGGCTGGTGTGGGTGGGTTGGTGCCGGGATGTTTACAGAATCCCCACCGATGTCGGGGTCGTGCCCGTACGCTGATTCCCGGTGCCGGTGGGGGCCGGCGCTGGGGGGCGAGTCGGCTTTGTAGGGGATCTTCCGTCTGCCGAGCCCCCGGGGTAGGGGGTTTACCGTGGGGCGGATTCGTGTCCTGGTGGTCGATGGCCACCGCATCTTTGCCGAGGCGCCGGCTGCCGGGCCCGATGTGGATGTCGAGGGCGAGCAGGTGCTGCGCTGCTTGGTGGCGGGGCTGGGGAGGGACCGGTTGTACCTCTCGCCGCACACGGTGCGTACCCATATGCAGAACGTCCTGGGCAGACTCGGCGTGCACTCCACGCTGGCCGCGGTGGCGTCGGCGCGGCGGGCCGGTGTCGGGCCCGCCGAGGCCGTCCCGGTCGGCGGTTGACCGGGAACCCCTCCGTCAGGTCACGGAATCGGAGAGACATATGTCGCCATCCACCAGTCGGAAGAGCGTGGCCGGGGTCCTGCGGACCCTGGTGGTCGGGGCGGGCTCGGCGGGGTCCGCGCTGGTCCGGGATCTGGTCCGTACTCCCGAGTTCGGGCTTGACCCGGTCGGGGTGCTGGACGACGACCCGGGCAAGATCGGGACTGTGCTGCCGGCGGGTGAGCGTACGGTGCCGGTGCTGGGGGCGCTGGAGCGGCTCACCGACCTGGCTCTGGAGCACGGGGTGCAGGTGGTGGTGCTGGCCATCCCGGGGCTGCCGCACCAGACGGTGCGGGGGCTGGCGACCGCCGCTGCGGCGGCGGGGGCTTCGGTGCGGTATCTGCCGTCGTTCCTCGCGGCGCTGCGGCGGGAGGTGGTCGGCTCGGATATGCGCACCCTGGATGTGAACAAGCTGATCGGCCGTCATGAGGTGCATGTGGCCTCGTCCGATGCGCGGTCGGTGATCGCCGGGCGGCGGGTGCTGGTGACCGGGGCGGGTGGGTCGATCGGCAGCGAGCTCTGCCGGCAGGTGCATGCGTTCGGGCCGAGTGAGCTGTACATGCTGGACCATGACGAGTCCAATCTGCACCGGTTGCAGCTGGACATCTGGGGCGAGGCGCTGCTGACGGACGAGTCGCTGGTGATCGCGGACATCCGGGATCGCCCGCGTATCCAGCAGATCTTCCGGGATCTGCGGCCGGAGGTGGTGTTCCATGCGGCGGCGCACAAGCATCTGCCGCTGCTGGAGCGCCATCCGTCGGAGGCGGTGAAGTCCAATGTGCTGGGGACGGACCATCTGGTGGAGGCGGCGCTGGCGACGGGGGTCGAGCGGTTTGTGCTGATCTCCACGGACAAGGCGGCGGATCCCACGTCGGTGCTGGGGGCGAGCAAGCGGCTGGCGGAGCTGATCGTGCAGGCCAATGCGCGGGATGCCAGGAATCTGGGGACGGGGGTCTTCTCGGCGGTGCGGTTCGGCAATGTGCTGGGGTCGCGGGGGTCGCTGCTGTCGGTGCTGGCGGAGCAGATGCGCAGCGGGGGGCCGGTGACCATCACGCATCCGGATGTGACGCGGTTCTTCATGACCATCGAGGAGGCCGTGGGGCTGGTGCTGGAGGCGGGGCGGATGGCGCGGGGTGGTGAGGTGTTCGTGCTGGACATGGGGGAGCCGGTGCGGATCGTGGATCTGGTGCACAACTTCGCGCGGCAGGTCAGCCTGGATGTGGACGATGTGGAGATCCGCTTCACCGGGTTGCGGGCCGGCGAGAAGCTCAATGAGGCGCTCTTCTCGGAGGGGGAGGAGCGGCTGCCGACGGCCCATCCGCGCATCTATGCCACGCTCGTGGGGGAGGGTGCGGGTCCGGAGGATCTGGCGGGCGGGTTGACGGGGCTGTACAAGGCGGCGGACGTCAATGCGGACGAGGAGGTGCGGCGCAGGATGGCGGTGCTGCTGCCGGGCTACCGGACGCCGGAGCCGGCGCCGGCGCTGGCCGCGCCGTATCCGGACGGTTTCTGACGTCAGCCGGGGATGTTGTCGAAGGGGGCGACCAGCCGGCGCAGCAGCCCGGCGAGTTCATGGCGCTGGGTGTCGGTCAGCTCGGCCAGCAGGGCGCGTTCGTGGTCCAGCAGGCCCGCCAGCGCCTCGTCCGCGCGGTTGCGCCCGGCGTCGGTGAGCCGGACCAGCACGCCGCGCCGGTCGCCGGGGTCGGGGAGCCGCTGGACCAGGCCCTTGCCGGCCAGTCGGTCGATGCGGTTGGTCATGGTGCCCGAGGTGACCAGGGTCTGGGTGAGCAGTTGGCCCGGGGAGAGCTGGTAGGGCATGCCGGCGCGGCGGAGCGCGGTCAGGACGTCGAACTCCCAGGGCTCCAGTCCGTGCTCGGCAAAGGCGGTGCGGCGGGCCCGGTCGAGGTGGCGGGCCAGCCTGCTGACGCGGCTGAGCACCTCAAGTGGTTCCACGTCGAGGTCCGGGCGCTCTCGGCGCCATGCAGCAACCAGTCGGTCGACCTCGTCCTCCATGGCGATCAGTGTAGTGGTCGTGTCGACGTGAAGTCTCTTGACATCGAGAAAGGCCGAGGGGAGGCTGGAAGTATCTTGACGTCGAGATAGTTTGGGGCGGTCATGGCACCGTGGGATCCCGACCAGTACCTCCGCTACGAGGACGAGCGCACCCGGCCGCTCCGCGACCTCCTCGCCCGGGTCCCGGCGGAGCTGAACCCGCAGCGCATCCTGGACATCGGCTGCGGCCCGGGGAACTCCACCGCCCCGCTGGCCCTGCGCTGGCCCGACGCCAGGATCACCGGCCTGGACAACTCCCCGCAGATGCTGGAGCGGGCCCGGGCCACCCATGCCGGGCCCCATCGGGGCGGCTCCGGCAGCACCGACTACGCCGAGGCCGACGCCGGCGAATACGACCCTTCGGGTGAATCTCCGGACCTGGTGGTTTCCAATGCGCTGCTCCAGTGGGTGCCGGACCACGAGGGGGTGCTCGATCGCTGGGTCCGGGCGCTGCGGCCCGGGGGCGTGCTGGCCTTCCAGGTGCCCGGCAACTTCGGGGCGCCCAGCCATGCGCTGCTGGCCGAGCTGCGCGGCAGTGCGCGGTGGGCGCCGCTGGTGGGCGAGGGTGCCCGCCGGGACGCCTCGGTGGGGGAGCCGGGGGAGTACCTGGAGCTGCTGGCCGGGCACGGGTGCGCGGTCGATGTCTGGGAGACCGCGTACCACCTGCTGCTGCCGGGCGAGGATCCGGTCCTGGAGTGGGTCAAGGGCACCGCGCTGCGGCCGGTCCTCGGCGCCTTGCGGGGCGGTGACCGGGAGGCCTTCCTGGACGAGTACCGCGGCCTGCTGCGGACCGCCTATCCGGCCGGGCCGCATGGCACCGTCTTCCCGTTCCGCCGCATTTTCGTGGTTGCCAGGACTGCTTAGTTCTTGCGGTCGCCCATCAGCCGGGGGCGGCGCTCCATGCCCTCCAGGCCGTGCCAGGCCAGGTTGACCAGGTGCGCCGCGACCTCGGCCTTCTTGGGTTTGCGCACCTCCAGCCACCACTGGCCGGTCAGCGCCACCATGCCGACCAGCATCTGCGAGTACATCGGCGCCAGCTTCGGGTCGAAGCCCCGCGACTTGAACTCCAGGCCCAGAATGTCCTCGACCTGGGTGGCGATGTCGCTGATCAGGGAGGCGAAGGTGCCGGTGGACTGCGCCACCGGGGAGTCGCGGACCAGGATCCGGAAGCCGTCGGTGGAGGTCTCGATGTAGTCCAGCAGCGCGAACGCCGCCTCCTCCAGCAGCACCCGGGGGTGGCCGCCGGTCAGCGCCCCGGTGACCATGTCCAGCAGCAGCTGCATCTCCCGGTCCACCACGACCGCGTACAGCCCCTCCTTGCCGCCGAAGTGCTCGTACACCACCGGCTTGGACACGCCGGCCTTGGCCGCGATCTCCTCCACCGAGGTGCCGTCGTAGCCCCGCTCGGCGAACAGCGTGCGGCCGATGTCCAGCAGCTGCTCCCGGCGCTGCTTGCCCGTCATCCGCACCCGGCTGCCCCGCCGGGCCGGCCGCCGCTCGCGTCCCGCCGGAGGGCCGGCCGTACCGTCTGCGCTGCCGCCGCTGCTCCCGTTCACGTCCCCATTCTTATGCAACCGGCCAGGCGGGCGGGCGGTCATTCCGCGCGGCGAGACTCCACCCGCTCCCGGTTCGGCCAGCGCACGTCGCGGGCCCAGCCCGCGAGCTCGAACCAGCGGATGATCCGGGCGGAGGAGTCCAGCTGCCCCTTGAGCACCCCGTGCCGGGCGGAGGTCGGGTCGGCGTGGTGCAGGTTGTGCCATGACTCGCCGCAGGAGAGCACCGCCAGCCACCAGACGTTGCCGGACCGGTCGCGGGAGCGGAACGGGCGCCTGCCGACGGCGTGGCAGATGGAGTTGATCGACCAGGTGACGTGGTGCAGCAGTGCCATGCGGACCAGGGAGCCCCAGAAGAAGGCGGTCAGCGCGCCCTGCCAGGACCACGAGAGCACTCCGCCGACCAGCGGCGGGATCAGCAGCGAGACCAGGGTCCAGAGCGCGAACTGCCGGGAGATCCGGCGGATGTCGTCGTCCTTGATCAGGTCGGGGGCGTACTTGCGCTGGTCGGTCTGCTCCTCGTCGAACATCCATCCGAGGTGGGCCCAGAAGAGGCCCTTCAGCAGGGCAGGCACCGTCTCGCCGTAGCGCCACGGCGAGTGCGGGTCGCCCTCCTTGTCGGAGAACCGGTGGT is part of the Peterkaempfera bronchialis genome and encodes:
- the galK gene encoding galactokinase, which translates into the protein MVDAVRGKLEAEGFAAVYGAEPEGVWAAPGRVNLIGEHTDYNDGFVLPVALPQAARAAVRRRTDGVLRLHSAQGDGPVAVVELAVEALAPGGVEGWAKYPAGVVWALRDAGHVVGGADVHIDSDVPTGAGLSSSAALECVVAAAYNDLYGLGLSAVQLALIAQRAENAFVGVPCGIMDQMASTCCLAGGALFLDTRDLSQRQVPLDLGAAGLRLLVLDTRVKHDLADGAYAERRAGCERAAGLLGVRALRDVAYEGLGAALERLPEGELELRALVRHVVTEDARVEQVIGLLDAGDLRGVGPVLTAGHASLRDDFRVSCAETDLAVEAAVAAGALGARMTGGGFGGSVVALVAEGDVERVAGVVAAAFGAAGYGAPRAFTAVPSEGARRVG
- a CDS encoding polysaccharide biosynthesis protein; this encodes MSPSTSRKSVAGVLRTLVVGAGSAGSALVRDLVRTPEFGLDPVGVLDDDPGKIGTVLPAGERTVPVLGALERLTDLALEHGVQVVVLAIPGLPHQTVRGLATAAAAAGASVRYLPSFLAALRREVVGSDMRTLDVNKLIGRHEVHVASSDARSVIAGRRVLVTGAGGSIGSELCRQVHAFGPSELYMLDHDESNLHRLQLDIWGEALLTDESLVIADIRDRPRIQQIFRDLRPEVVFHAAAHKHLPLLERHPSEAVKSNVLGTDHLVEAALATGVERFVLISTDKAADPTSVLGASKRLAELIVQANARDARNLGTGVFSAVRFGNVLGSRGSLLSVLAEQMRSGGPVTITHPDVTRFFMTIEEAVGLVLEAGRMARGGEVFVLDMGEPVRIVDLVHNFARQVSLDVDDVEIRFTGLRAGEKLNEALFSEGEERLPTAHPRIYATLVGEGAGPEDLAGGLTGLYKAADVNADEEVRRRMAVLLPGYRTPEPAPALAAPYPDGF
- a CDS encoding MarR family winged helix-turn-helix transcriptional regulator, coding for MEDEVDRLVAAWRRERPDLDVEPLEVLSRVSRLARHLDRARRTAFAEHGLEPWEFDVLTALRRAGMPYQLSPGQLLTQTLVTSGTMTNRIDRLAGKGLVQRLPDPGDRRGVLVRLTDAGRNRADEALAGLLDHERALLAELTDTQRHELAGLLRRLVAPFDNIPG
- a CDS encoding trans-aconitate 2-methyltransferase — translated: MAPWDPDQYLRYEDERTRPLRDLLARVPAELNPQRILDIGCGPGNSTAPLALRWPDARITGLDNSPQMLERARATHAGPHRGGSGSTDYAEADAGEYDPSGESPDLVVSNALLQWVPDHEGVLDRWVRALRPGGVLAFQVPGNFGAPSHALLAELRGSARWAPLVGEGARRDASVGEPGEYLELLAGHGCAVDVWETAYHLLLPGEDPVLEWVKGTALRPVLGALRGGDREAFLDEYRGLLRTAYPAGPHGTVFPFRRIFVVARTA
- a CDS encoding TetR/AcrR family transcriptional regulator codes for the protein MTGKQRREQLLDIGRTLFAERGYDGTSVEEIAAKAGVSKPVVYEHFGGKEGLYAVVVDREMQLLLDMVTGALTGGHPRVLLEEAAFALLDYIETSTDGFRILVRDSPVAQSTGTFASLISDIATQVEDILGLEFKSRGFDPKLAPMYSQMLVGMVALTGQWWLEVRKPKKAEVAAHLVNLAWHGLEGMERRPRLMGDRKN
- a CDS encoding acyl-CoA desaturase; translated protein: MTIQPADTRPDEAEPLPLATLGGDRQGTLERVTLTLFIVAPFLALVAAVPVVWGWGVGVRDLVIMTVMYFLTCHGITVGFHRCFTHGSFKPNRPLKIALAIAGSLAIEGPLVRWVADHRKHHRFSDKEGDPHSPWRYGETVPALLKGLFWAHLGWMFDEEQTDQRKYAPDLIKDDDIRRISRQFALWTLVSLLIPPLVGGVLSWSWQGALTAFFWGSLVRMALLHHVTWSINSICHAVGRRPFRSRDRSGNVWWLAVLSCGESWHNLHHADPTSARHGVLKGQLDSSARIIRWFELAGWARDVRWPNRERVESRRAE